In Bos taurus isolate L1 Dominette 01449 registration number 42190680 breed Hereford chromosome 11, ARS-UCD2.0, whole genome shotgun sequence, one DNA window encodes the following:
- the SEC16A gene encoding protein transport protein Sec16A isoform X5: MQPPPQAVPSGVVGPPPSGSPQTMFWSNSPYRRQAGSHAPMAPVACPLQPVTDPFAFSRQALQTTSLGGSSKSSLPILQGPALPSSLQRAGLPVPHTNTGDSSQGPCEPLPGPPVQPRADASPFPGAPMPSASHGPETTRSAKAPGPEPELPDPPYPPQYIPAAGSSGARGGLPQGHASGPDRPLSRPSPPDSATPPAALPLPPQPCQQVPGQWGPGQGGPRPPGQHYWPGPEGPPQIPGPHASSVTHFPPLSSLHQRPGHEQLGPPASLPGPSASGGKNEAAYLPSGDHSANSFDPESAFRQNSRVGNARANQELRSSPGVNREQLSGLAAISPLAQVNRPESRSHYLPGAGGGWTPLEVGSGALAMFFKGGETENEENLSLETAGSAGQADIDSFCLGQLPAHVGVGGAHQAFPRGSSSEPMQLGGEPQPASKAAAMDVWADTARAGAQYENVENLEFVQNQEVLPSEPLTMDPSSPGDPLRCGPLPGPAGPRLSAVGPAGSGGPNLEALDMTAHPARSDSVSSGYGGKSHRALPGAARPCDSGTFIQQEVGKPEDESAGRFFKQIDSSPVGGETDETSSQNYHGSLSQPSTPSPPKPTGVFQTSANSSFEPVKSHLVGVKPIEADRANVVGEVRGPSAHQKQHRAAAATPDATPGNLEQPPDNMETLFPPQRCVPPLTTPVEAGRGLLQATGPPLETVLPAPEKRPSTRAQGPGTCESPATTLWAQNELPDFGGNVLLAPAAPALHVPVKPQPSEVIQPPDEGVARQVGPGCQSGDGLGTSENLENPPQLGEEEVLPPQAGPGYASLLSSPPTECLQNQPVLIAQPDQSYSLAQPVNSSVSLPNSNEKAPSWRDSSVGDKPSVSGRAAGGDPGENVPLSGMPAGSLVCSPPPSHLAQSPFPQASGTYDMVSNQAANLLVQLHSHPKPSLPEGQKAHSAECVPPEGLPSPAGASGLVLVPPAGGSSVPGSSKPGLCGRRDGAVGALDCTFSRTLENPAGVYGPAHADGPASGQQPTASCRPLGPGANSPDRFYQQVMKEAQDQPGAERAKQELAPPLPAPQGPRAVLLEPSTPGSPPVQAQPADPAQPASPAPADAGQQLPPRPPRSSSASVVSTSSSQAAPRPDQQWLQPPPPDLASYYYYRSLYDGYQPPYPSPYPPDPGPAPHYYQDVYGLYDPRYRPSDGAAYVDPCRCPEPERPGSRASHCSDRPVARQVYPEGYYNSKSGWSSQSDYYAAYYSGQYDYGDPSRWDRFYYGPRFRDPRSYDRGYWCDAEYDLCRKENYAYGDRPEKYDDRYRYDPRFTGSFDDEPEPPRDPYGEEVDRRSEHSEHSARSLRSAPSLQSRRSSFSAHSHQSQVYRSHNVPSGSYEVPPPPGSFHGDYAYGPYGSDFHGAPGFPEYGYPAEASWPSVEQAPSRPTSPEKFSVPHVCARFGPGGQLIKVIPNLPSEGQPALVEIHSMETLLQHTPEQEEMRAFPGPLGKDETHKVDVINFAQNKATKCLQNENLIDKESASLLWSFIVLLCRQNGTVVGTDIAELLLRDHRTVWLPGKSPNEANLIDFTNEAVEQAEEEESGEAQLSFLTDSQAASTLEKDTERFRELLLYGRKKDALESAMKNGLWGHALLLASKMDSRTHARVMTRFANSLPINDPLQTVYQLMSGRMPAASTCCGDEKWGDWRPHLAMILSNLSSSVDVESRAMATMGDTLASKGLIDAAHFCYLMAQVGFGVYTKKTAKLVLIGSNHSLPFLKFATNEAIQRTEAYEYAQSLGAQACSPPSFQVFRFIYCCRLAEMGLAAQAFHYCEAIARSVLAQPHRHSPVLLRQLVQVASQLRLFDPQLKEKPEEEASAEPPWLVQLQLVERQVEEGAVAWSQDGACPPHCPSSPSPEVGPRDGPEPTQLVGLGADNPLLAPPVTGAELLSQDVRLLPSAPLTLPDGPAAIPVRVPMFPVPLPGPVELGPVHGPPGAVPGFPEPSGPDPVALYPGPGVPPLQETDRLLPEARGQDTGVVPQETPGRSSRSEPGEEEFGGNFADTGSFRTSPSPDTPPQALQLPAPLTPAPEAQRPVQAAKKESKEPKKSSESWFSRWLPVKKRTEAYLPDDKNKSIVWDEKKNRWVDVNEPEEEKKAPPPPPAALPKAPQAAHPGPGGLPRPTVNMYSRKAAGTRARYVDVLNPGGPQRSEPAVAPTDLFAPLAPLPIPAHLLGPNADAEELPSTEGASREGPARPEPTSDPKAPGALAPAGAPSGAAVPFYNPAQFAQAPAASGSSRTGRIGQRKYPALS, from the exons ATGCAGCCGCCGCCCCAGGCTGTGCCGTCTGGCGTGGTCGGGCCGCCTCCGTCGGGGAGTCCTCAGACCATGTTCTGGTCTAACAGCCCTTACCGGAGACAGGCCGGCAGCCACGCTCCGATGGCCCCGGTAGCCTGCCCACTGCAGCCAGTGACAGACCCTTTTGCTTTCAGTCGACAGGCTCTCCAGACTACATCGCTGGGCGGTTCGTCTAAAAGCAGCCTGCCCATTTTGCAAGGCCCAGCCCTGCCGTCGTCCCTGCAGCGTGCTGGTCTGCCCGTGCCTCACACAAACACTGGGGACAGCTCCCAAGGGCCCTGCGAACCTCTGCCAGGGCCTCCGGTGCAGCCCAGGGCAGACGCCAGCCCATTTCCCGGGGCGCCAATGCCCTCGGCCTCACACGGGCCCGAGACGACCAGGAGTGCCAAGGCTCCCGGCCCAGAGCCTGAGCTCCCGGACCCGCCGTACCCGCCACAGTACATCCCAGCAGCGGGGTCCAGCGGCGCTCGCGGGGGCCTTCCACAGGGGCACGCGTCTGGGCCCGACAGGCCCCTGAGCCGGCCGAGCCCCCCCGACAGCGCCACACCCCCAGCAGCACTCCCGCTCCCCCCTCAGCCCTGTCAGCAAGTGCCTGGGCAGTGGGGGCCGGGGCAGGGAGGTCCACGGCCCCCAGGTCAGCATTACTGGCCTGGCCCAGAGGGGCCCCCGCAGATCCCAGGGCCCCACGCCTCCAGCGTCACCCACTTCCCCCCTCTGTCCAGCCTGCATCAGCGTCCTGGCCACGAGCAGCTCGGCCCCCCGGCTTCCTTACCAGGACCCTCGGCCAGTGGTGGAAAAAACGAGGCCGCCTACCTGCCCAGTGGAGACCACTCAGCAAATAGCTTTGATCCAGAGAGCGCGTTCAGGCAGAATTCCAGAGTTGGGAACGCTCGGGCAAACCAGGAGCTCAGGTCGAGTCCTGGAGTGAACAGAGAGCAGCTGTCAGGCCTGGCTGCTATTAGCCCGCTCGCTCAGGTAAACCGCCCAGAAAGCCGTTCGCACTACCTGCCGGGCGCCGGGGGTGGCTGGACCCCACTGGAGGTGGGCTCGGGCGCACTCGCCATGTTTTTCAAAGGAGGAGAGACCGAGAACGAAGAGAACCTCTCGTTGGAAACAGCGGGCTCTGCTGGGCAGGCCGACATAGACAGTTTCTGCCTCGGCCAGCTTCCCGCACACGTGGGCGTGGGAGGCGCTCACCAGGCCTTTCCCAGAGGCTCCAGCAGCGAGCCCATGCAGCTGGGGGGAGAGCCACAGCCAGCCTCTAAGGCAGCCGCCATGGACGTGTGGGCAGACACGGCCCGTGCAGGGGCGCAGTACGAGAACGTTGAGaacctggagtttgttcagaacCAGGAAGTTCTGCCGAGCGAGCCCCTCACCATGGATCCTTCCTCCCCAGGCGATCCGCTCAGGTGCGGGCCCCTTCCTGGCCCAGCTGGCCCCAGGCTCAGTGCGGTGGGCCCTGCGGGCAGCGGGGGCCCCAATCTCGAGGCCCTGGATATGACAGCGCACCCTGCACGGTCTGACAGCGTGTCGTCCGGTTACGGCGGCAAGAGCCACCGGGCCCTTCCAGGTGCAGCCAGGCCCTGCGACTCGGGTACCTTCATTCAGCAGGAAGTGGGAAAGCCTGAGGATGAGTCTGCAGGGAGGTTTTTTAAGCAGATCGATTCCTCTCCTGTCGGCGGCGAGACAGACGAGACCAGCAGCCAGAACTACCACGGCAGCCTGTCCCAGCCCTCGACCCCCAGCCCCCCAAAACCTACGGGGGTATTTCAGACGAGTGCGAACAGTTCTTTTGAACCCGTGAAATCGCACTTGGTTGGAGTAAAGCCCATTGAGGCAGATCGCGCCAACGTGGTAGGAGAGGTGAGGGGGCCCAGCGCCCACCAGAAGCAGCACAGAGCAGCCGCTGCCACGCCTGATGCCACCCCTGGCAACCTGGAGCAGCCTCCTGACAACATGGAGACCCTCTTCCCGCCGCAGCGCTGCGTGCCGCCTCTCACCACACCCGTGGAGGCCGGACGTGGACTTCTGCAGGCCACGGGGCCGCCCTTGGAAACAGTGCTGCCCGCACCTGAGAAGAGGCCCTCGACCAGGGCGCAGGGGCCTGGGACGTGTGAGAGCCCCGCCACGACCTTGTGGGCGCAGAACGAGCTCCCGGACTTTGGGGGCAACGTCCTTCTGGCCCCGGCAGCTCCCGCGCTTCATGTGCCAGTGAAACCTCAGCCGTCTGAAGTGATTCAGCCCCCAGACGAGGGGGTGGCACGGCAGGTGGGCCCTGGCTGTCAGAGTGGGGATGGCCTTGGCACTTCTGAGAACCTGGAGAACCCTCCGCAGCTTGGCGAAGAGGAGGTTCTGCCGCCGCAGGCTGGCCCCGGCTATGCCAGCCTGCTGTCCTCCCCGCCCACTGAGTGTTTGCAGAATCAGCCCGTCTTGATCGCCCAGCCCGATCAAAGCTATAGTCTGGCTCAGCCTGTTAACTCTTCTGTGTCCTTACCAAATTCTAACGAGAAGGCTCCATCCTGGAGAGACTCTTCTGTGGGAGATAAGCCCTCAGTCAGCGGCCGGGCTGCTGGTGGTGATCCTGGAGAGAATGTACCTTTGTCTGGGATGCCAGCCGGCTCTCTCGTCTGCTCGCCTCCGCCTAGCCATCTGGCTCAGAGTCCTTTTCCACAAGCTTCTGGTACCTATGACATGGTTTCTAATCAAGCTGCTAATTTGCTGGTTCAACTGCACTCTCATCCAAAGCCCTCACTTCCAGAAGGTCAGAAGGCCCACAGCGCAGAGTGTGTGCCTCCTGAGGGGCTGCCCAGCCCTGCGGGGGCCTCGGGCCTGGTGTTGGTGCCACCTGCAGGCGGCAGCTCTGTGCCTggcagcagcaagccaggcctctgTGGCAGGCGGGACGGAGCTGTGGGAGCCCTGGACTGCACGTTCAGTAGGACTTTAGAAAATCCTGCAGGAGTGTACGGCCCAGCCCATGCAGATGGCCCGGCCTCTGGTCAGCAGCCCACTGCCAGTTGTCGGCCTCTTGGGCCTGGGGCGAACAGCCCGGACCGTTTCTATCAGCAGGTGATGAAAGAGGCTCAGGACCAGCCCGGTGCAGAGAGAGCCAAGCAGGAGCTGGCGCCGCCACTGCCCGCTCCGCAGGGGCCCAGAGCAGTGCTTCTGGAGCCTTCAACCCCAGGGAGTCCCCCAGTGCAGGCACAGCCTGCAGACCCGGCCCAGCCTGCAAGCCCAGCTCCTGCTGACGCGGGTCAGCAGCTGCCGCCCCGGCCACCTCGGTCCTCCAGCGCCTCTGTTGTGTCCACCAGCTCGAGCCAGGCGGCCCCACGGCCCGACCAGCAGTGGCTGCAGCCCCCGCCTCCCGACCTGGCTTCCTATTACTACTACAGGTCCCTGTATGACGGCTACCAGCCCCCGTATCCCTCCCCATACCCGCCGGATCCTGGCCCAGCCCCCCACTATTACCAG GACGTCTACGGCCTCTACGACCCCAGGTACAGGCCTTCTGACGGCGCTGCCTACGTGGACCCCTGTCGCTGCCCCGAGCCCGAGCGGCCCGGCTCCCGGGCCAGTCACTGCTCCGACCGCCCGGTCGCCAG gcaAGTGTATCCTGAAGGTTACTATAATTCCAAAAGTGGATGGAGCAGTCAGAGTGATTACTATGCAGCTTACTATTCCGGCCAGTACGATTACGGAG ACCCAAGTCGCTGGGATCGGTTCTACTACGGCCCTCGGTTCAGAGACCCCCGTTCCTACGACAGGGGGTATTGGTGTGATGCCGAGTACGACTTGTGCAGGAAGGAGAACTACGCCTACGGTGACAG GCCCGAGAAATACGATGACCGCTACAGGTACGACCCCCGCTTCACCGGGAGCTTTGACGATGAGCCCGAGCCACCTCGGGACCCTTACGGGGAGGAGGTGGACCGGCGTAGTGAGCACAGCGAGCACTCGGCACGGAGCCTGCGCAGCGCGCCCAGCCTGCAGAGCCGCCGCAGCAGCTTCAGCGCCCACTCCCACCAG AGTCAGGTGTACCGGAGTCATAACGTGCCCTCCGGGTCCTATGAGGTGCCCCCTCCGCCGGGCTCCTTCCACGGTGATTACGCCTACGGCCCCTACGGGAGCGACTTCCATGGCGCACCAGGCTTTCCAGAGTACGGCTACCCCGCCGAGGCCAGCTGGCCCTCCGTGGAGCAAG CTCCGTCGAGACCCACTTCTCCCGAGAAGTTCTCGGTGCCTCACGTCTGTGCCAGGTTTGGTCCTGGGGGCCAGCTCATCAAAGTGATTCCAAACCTGCCTTCAGAAGGACAGCCTGCGCTGGTTGAAATTCACAGCATGGAG ACCTTGCTGCAGCATACACCAGAGCAGGAGGAGATGCGGGCCTTCCCAGGACCTCTCGGCAA AGATGAGACCCATAAAGTGGATGTTATTAATTTTGCACAGAACAAGGCTACAAAGTGTTTGCAGAATGAAAACTTAATAGACAAAGAGTCTGCGAGTCTTCTCTGGAGCTTTATTGTCCTGCTGTGCAGGCAGAACGGG ACCGTGGTGGGCACAGACATTGCAGAGCTCTTGTTACGAGACCACCGAACCGTGTGGCTTCCTGGGAAGTCGCCGAATGAGGCCAACCTGATCGATTTCACCAACGAGGCTGTGGAGCAGGCGGAGGAGGAGGAGTCCGGCGAGGCCCAGCTCTCATTCCTCACGGACAGTCAGGCCGCCAGCACCCTCGAGAAAGACACAGAGCGGTTCCGGGAGCTGCTGCTCTATGGCCGCAAGAAG GACGCCTTAGAGTCTGCAATGAAGAATGGCTTGTGGGGTCACGCCCTGCTACTTGCCAGTAAGATGGATAGCCGGACGCACGCCAGAGTCATGACCAG GTTCGCCAACAGCCTTCCAATCAACGACCCCCTGCAGACTGTCTACCAGCTGATGTCTGGGCGGATGCCGGCCGCGTCCACG TGCTGTGGGGATGAGAAGTGGGGAGACTGGCGGCCACACCTGGCCATGATCTTGTCCAACCTGAGCAGCAGCGTGGACGTGGAGTCTCGGGCCATGGCCACGATGGGCGACACCCTGG CCTCCAAAGGGCTCATTGATGCTGCGCACTTCTGCTACCTCATGGCCCAGGTCGGATTTGGGGTGTACACCAAGAAGACCGCAAAGCTTGTCTTAATTGGGTCAAACCACAG TTTGCCGTTTTTGAAGTTTGCGACCAACGAGGCGATCCAGAGGACAGAGGCCTATGAGTACGCGCAGTCCCTGGGGGCGCAGGCCTGCTCCCCTCCCAGCTTCCAG GTGTTCAGGTTCATCTACTGCTGCCGCCTGGCTGAGATGGGGCTGGCCGCGCAGGCCTTCCACTACTGCGAGGCGATCGCCAGGAGCGTCCTGGCGCAGCCGCACAGACACTCGCCCGTGCTGCTTCGCCAGCTGGTGCAG GTCGCCTCCCAGTTGCGCCTCTTTGACCCTCAGCTGAAGGAGAAGCCGGAGGAGGAGGCATCTGCAGAGCCTCCTTGGCTGGTCCAGCTGCAGCTCGTGGAGAGACAGGTCGAG GAGGGTGCTGTGGCCTGGAGTCAGGACGGAGCCTGCCCCCCACACTGCCCCAGCTCACCAAGCCCTGAGGTGGGGCCCCGTGACGGCCCAGAACCCACCCAGCTGGTGGGCCTGGGTGCCGACAACCCACTGCTGGCCCCGCCAGTGACCGGCGCCGAGCTCTTAAGCCAGGATGTGCGGCTGCTGCCCTCAG ctcctctgACGCTCCCCGATGGCCCAGCAGCCATTCCCGTCCGGGTGCCCATGTTCCCCGTGCCACTGCCAGGTCCTGTCGAGCTGGGGCCCGTACATGGTCCCCCAGGGGCTGTACCTGGCTTTCCAGAGCCCTCTGGGCCTGACCCTGTGGCCCTGTACCCCGGACCTGGGGTGCCACCTCTCCAGGAAACGGACCGCCTGCTCCCGGAGGCCAGGGGCCAGGACACAG GGGTGGTGCCGCAGGAGACACCCGGCAGAAGCTCGCGCTCGGAGCCGGGAGAGGAGGAGTTTGGTGGGAACTTCGCTGATACG GGCTCCTTCAGGACCTCACCAAGTCCCGACACGCCGCCTCAGGCCCTGCAGCTGCCTGCGCCGCTGACGCCCGCACCCGAAGCGCAGAGACCTGTCCAGGCCGCCAAGAAGGAGAGCAAGGAGCCGAAGAAG AGCAGCGAATCCTGGTTCTCTCGCTGGCTGCCTGTGAAGAAAAGGACAGAAGCTTACCTGCCAGACGACAAGAACAAATCG ATCGTCTGGGATGAAAAGAAGAACCGATGGGTGGACGTCAATGAGCCAGAGGAGGAG AAGAAGGCTCCACCTCCGCCTCCAGCTGCCCTTCCCAAGGCTCCACAAGCTGCCCACCCTGGTCCCGGAGGGCTCCCCAGACCCACCGTGAACATGTATTCTAGAAAAGCAG CTGGAACCAGGGCACGCTACGTGGACGTCTTGAACCCGGGGGGCCCCCAGCGGAGCGAGCCAGCCGTGGCTCCCACTGACCTCTTTGCACCCCTGGCCCCGCTTCCAATTCCGGCTCACCTGTTGGGCCCAAACGCAG ATGCAGAGGAGCTGCCATCCACTGAGGGGGCCAGCAGGGAGGGGCCGGCCAGGCCAGAGCCCACCTCGGATCCCAAG GCTCCCGGTGCTCTCGCCCCTGCTGGGGCCCCTTCTGGGGCTGCGGTGCCCTTCTACAACCCTGCTCAGTTTGCACAA GCCCCTGCTGCCTCAGGAAGCTCAAGGACGGGGAGGATTGGCCAGAGGAAGTACCCGGCGTTAAGCTAG